The following proteins come from a genomic window of Nautilia profundicola AmH:
- a CDS encoding TRAP transporter large permease has product MIVGVLFGIFFLLLFLSVPVGVALGASTFITSYFFEGPESLIDLASAVFSKLDKYALMAIPMFILAGNLLSKGSSARRIVDFARTFVGHLPGGLPIAAIFASIIFAAVSGSSPATVAAIGSIMFGAITAAGYPKSYAVGTITASGSLGILIPPSIVMIIYGVTAEVSIGKLFIAGIIPGLLIGFMLMAVTYIGAKRLGFKRTEPAPWSEKWKKFKESFWALMTIVIIIGGIYGGIFTPTEAAAVSAVWALFIAIFIYKDIKITELKTVFLESAKTSAMIMFIIANASIFAYFLTLENIPQMLSDFVVQMHLNKIMFLVAVNILLLIAGNFMEPSSIIMIMVPLLLPVATMLGIDPIHFGVIITINMELGMLTPPVGLNLFVASGITGLSIKEVVKAVMPWFFVIFVGLLLITYIPQISLWLPEVMMGN; this is encoded by the coding sequence TTCAACTTTTATAACTTCTTATTTTTTTGAAGGACCGGAAAGTTTAATAGACCTTGCGAGTGCCGTATTTTCAAAACTTGACAAATACGCTCTTATGGCTATTCCAATGTTTATACTCGCTGGTAATTTACTTAGTAAAGGTAGTAGCGCAAGAAGAATAGTTGATTTTGCCAGAACATTCGTAGGACATTTACCAGGAGGTCTTCCGATTGCGGCGATTTTCGCAAGTATTATCTTTGCTGCGGTTTCCGGAAGTTCTCCGGCGACAGTTGCGGCAATCGGATCAATTATGTTCGGCGCCATTACCGCTGCTGGATATCCTAAAAGCTATGCGGTAGGAACCATTACCGCATCGGGAAGTTTAGGAATTTTAATTCCTCCGAGCATTGTTATGATTATTTACGGTGTTACTGCGGAAGTCAGTATCGGTAAGTTGTTTATAGCTGGTATTATTCCGGGTCTTTTAATAGGATTCATGCTTATGGCTGTAACATATATCGGTGCAAAAAGACTGGGTTTCAAAAGAACCGAACCGGCCCCTTGGAGTGAAAAATGGAAAAAATTCAAAGAATCCTTCTGGGCCCTTATGACCATCGTAATCATTATAGGCGGTATATACGGAGGGATATTTACTCCAACGGAAGCTGCAGCTGTGAGTGCGGTGTGGGCTTTATTTATAGCAATATTTATTTATAAAGACATTAAAATCACAGAGCTTAAAACGGTGTTTTTGGAAAGTGCAAAAACGAGTGCAATGATTATGTTTATCATAGCAAACGCATCAATATTCGCATATTTTCTAACACTTGAAAACATCCCTCAGATGCTTAGCGATTTTGTGGTTCAAATGCATCTTAATAAAATAATGTTTTTAGTGGCAGTTAACATATTGCTTCTTATAGCAGGGAACTTTATGGAACCAAGCTCAATTATTATGATTATGGTACCACTTTTATTACCTGTGGCAACCATGCTTGGAATTGACCCGATTCACTTCGGTGTAATAATTACAATCAATATGGAACTCGGTATGTTAACCCCTCCTGTAGGACTTAATCTATTCGTTGCAAGCGGTATTACCGGACTGTCTATCAAAGAGGTAGTAAAAGCCGTAATGCCTTGGTTTTTCGTTATTTTCGTAGGTTTATTGCTAATTACTTACATCCCACAAATCTCTTTATGGCTTCCGGAAGTCATGATGGGCAATTGA
- the groES gene encoding co-chaperone GroES has translation MFKPIGLRVLVERVEEEAKTASGIIIPDNAKEKPLEGKIVAISKEVEEDENLPLKEGDKVVFAKYSGTDITIEGKEYLVLNTDDILGIIE, from the coding sequence ATGTTTAAACCAATTGGACTAAGAGTATTAGTAGAAAGAGTTGAAGAAGAAGCTAAAACTGCAAGCGGAATTATTATACCTGATAATGCAAAAGAAAAACCACTTGAAGGTAAAATAGTAGCTATTTCAAAAGAAGTGGAAGAAGATGAAAATTTACCTTTAAAAGAAGGTGATAAAGTAGTATTTGCAAAATACAGCGGAACAGACATTACAATCGAAGGAAAAGAATATTTAGTATTAAATACTGACGATATTCTTGGAATTATAGAATAA
- the groL gene encoding chaperonin GroEL (60 kDa chaperone family; promotes refolding of misfolded polypeptides especially under stressful conditions; forms two stacked rings of heptamers to form a barrel-shaped 14mer; ends can be capped by GroES; misfolded proteins enter the barrel where they are refolded when GroES binds) has protein sequence MAAKDVVYSDVARNELLAGVEKLADAVRVTMGPKGRNVLLQRSFGAPHITKDGVSVAKEIELKHPVENMGAQLVKEVASKTADEAGDGTTTATVLAHAVFKEGLKYITAGANPVAVKRGMDKAVEAIIAELKKMSKTVENKEQIAQVATISANNDKKIGELIAEAMDKVGKDGVITVEEGKSLQDELEVVEGMQFDRGYLSPYFVTDTEKMVAELNDAYILLYDKKISNMKDLLPLLEQMVQAGNKPLLIIAEDIEGEALATLVVNKLRGVLNVCAVKAPGFGDRRKAMLQDIAILTGGQVISEELGRTLESATLADLGQAGRVVVDKENTTIVDGRGDKAAIEARIAQIKKEIEETTSDYDREKLQERLAKLSGGVAVIKVGAATETEMKEKKDRVDDALSATKAAVEEGIVIGGGAAILKAAKNISVNVEDADEKIGVDIVKQAVKAPIKQIAKNAGFEPGIVAMKVEEADENTGFNAATGEYVDMFKAGIIDPTKVERIALQNAVSVGSLLLTTEAAVTEVPEDKPAPAAPDMGGMGGMGMM, from the coding sequence ATGGCAGCAAAAGATGTAGTATACAGCGATGTAGCAAGAAATGAATTATTAGCGGGTGTTGAAAAACTCGCAGACGCAGTTAGAGTAACTATGGGTCCAAAAGGTAGAAACGTTCTACTTCAAAGAAGTTTCGGAGCACCTCACATTACAAAAGACGGTGTGTCTGTTGCAAAAGAAATCGAACTTAAACACCCTGTAGAAAACATGGGTGCACAGCTTGTTAAAGAAGTTGCAAGCAAAACTGCAGATGAAGCAGGTGACGGTACAACTACTGCAACTGTTTTAGCGCATGCAGTATTCAAAGAAGGTCTAAAATACATCACTGCGGGTGCAAACCCTGTAGCGGTTAAAAGAGGAATGGATAAAGCAGTTGAAGCTATTATCGCAGAACTTAAAAAAATGAGCAAAACTGTTGAAAACAAAGAACAAATCGCTCAGGTTGCGACAATATCAGCTAACAACGACAAAAAAATCGGTGAACTTATTGCCGAAGCTATGGATAAAGTAGGAAAAGACGGTGTTATTACTGTAGAAGAAGGTAAATCACTTCAAGACGAACTTGAAGTAGTTGAAGGTATGCAGTTTGACAGAGGTTATCTATCACCATATTTCGTAACTGATACTGAAAAAATGGTTGCTGAACTAAATGACGCATATATTTTACTATACGACAAAAAAATCAGCAACATGAAAGATCTATTACCGTTACTTGAGCAAATGGTTCAAGCTGGAAACAAACCGTTATTAATTATTGCTGAAGATATCGAAGGCGAAGCTCTTGCAACACTTGTAGTAAATAAACTAAGAGGTGTACTAAACGTATGTGCTGTAAAAGCGCCTGGATTTGGTGATAGAAGAAAAGCAATGCTTCAAGATATCGCAATCCTAACAGGCGGTCAGGTAATTTCTGAAGAGCTTGGTAGAACACTTGAGAGCGCAACATTGGCAGACCTTGGACAGGCTGGAAGAGTTGTAGTTGATAAAGAAAACACTACAATCGTTGACGGTAGAGGCGATAAAGCGGCTATTGAAGCGAGAATCGCTCAAATCAAAAAAGAAATTGAAGAGACAACAAGCGATTACGACAGAGAAAAATTACAAGAAAGACTTGCAAAATTAAGCGGAGGTGTTGCTGTAATCAAAGTCGGTGCGGCAACTGAAACTGAAATGAAAGAGAAAAAAGACAGAGTTGACGACGCACTTAGCGCAACTAAAGCGGCTGTTGAAGAAGGTATCGTTATCGGTGGTGGTGCAGCAATCCTTAAAGCAGCTAAAAACATTAGCGTAAACGTAGAAGACGCTGATGAAAAAATCGGTGTTGATATTGTAAAACAAGCAGTAAAAGCACCAATCAAACAAATTGCTAAAAACGCAGGATTCGAGCCTGGAATCGTTGCTATGAAAGTTGAAGAAGCTGATGAAAACACAGGATTCAACGCAGCAACTGGTGAATATGTTGATATGTTCAAAGCAGGAATTATCGACCCTACAAAAGTTGAAAGAATTGCTTTACAAAACGCTGTATCAGTAGGAAGCCTGCTTCTTACAACTGAAGCGGCTGTAACTGAAGTTCCGGAAGACAAACCGGCTCCAGCAGCACCTGACATGGGAGGAATGGGCGGAATGGGAATGATGTAA
- a CDS encoding phage integrase encodes MEIKNKDIVDIIYKKFNKSDNESSFYALDAKIYLKCRKGKNKSTYALYFRLNNKFKKITDVKLEIINGNYKVKELNEINRLVNMFVKNVNRKEYYNGRVNLSVIESDIIEHFTNSYANEKTRQTYILALKRILKHTNKFPGTEDEITNLLTKIKQNAKARGGAKTRSKNNCKTVEKTIITLRIIAQYLKNNKKLIDNETYQTIKQYKYVEFFKDCKNLKFTSYTHFKRLIDAQKYYKKLNDIIANSILYMYIKKFKEKYDLEDEFENLHYYVNDVVHSPIDFFLDDMLKETDEKKVLKNLNYIGYIPRDYDIIRTAYFGLIVKFFMLTGVRQSDFFRIKNEYVDARKIKLYVEDVPDEDPQIWWWQSKNNEEYTLYLTKHLFAIFNTILILGKILKQVVKYKKNTDKNILKFYEDNKDEQYIVGDQKNMDKFFYRIKKRYGLEGVSGHGFRHTMQTICSEHLKVENEVFEAQFAHTFEGIKKHYLKSKYKQKRLSLLTYYHLLLKDEANDAEKEYNMEAAKFDIKMFFYEMRAKYDISALYLYDIFYSVLKDELIGLGMTEFHMRDSKKIDEPVNNNNNNDESDDEYEF; translated from the coding sequence ATGGAAATAAAAAACAAAGATATTGTTGATATTATTTACAAAAAATTTAACAAAAGTGACAATGAAAGTAGTTTTTATGCTTTAGATGCAAAAATATATTTAAAATGTAGAAAAGGAAAAAATAAAAGCACGTATGCGTTGTATTTCAGGTTAAATAATAAATTTAAAAAAATTACAGATGTTAAACTTGAAATTATTAATGGAAATTATAAAGTTAAAGAACTTAACGAAATTAACAGGTTAGTTAATATGTTTGTAAAAAATGTTAACAGAAAGGAATATTATAACGGGCGGGTTAACCTTTCAGTTATTGAATCAGATATAATTGAACATTTTACAAATTCATACGCAAACGAAAAAACAAGACAAACATATATATTAGCATTAAAACGTATTTTAAAACATACAAATAAATTTCCGGGAACAGAAGACGAAATAACGAATTTACTTACAAAAATAAAACAAAACGCGAAGGCCAGAGGCGGTGCAAAAACACGCAGTAAAAACAATTGTAAAACTGTCGAAAAAACAATAATAACTTTACGTATAATAGCACAATACTTAAAGAACAATAAAAAGTTAATTGATAATGAAACGTATCAAACTATAAAACAATATAAATATGTTGAGTTTTTTAAGGATTGCAAAAACTTAAAGTTTACAAGTTACACGCATTTTAAAAGGCTTATTGATGCACAAAAATATTATAAAAAATTGAATGATATTATTGCTAATAGTATATTATATATGTATATTAAAAAATTTAAAGAAAAATACGATTTGGAAGATGAGTTTGAAAACTTGCATTACTATGTTAACGATGTTGTTCATTCGCCGATAGACTTTTTCCTTGATGATATGTTAAAAGAAACAGATGAAAAAAAAGTTTTAAAAAATTTAAATTATATCGGATATATTCCACGTGACTACGATATTATACGAACGGCTTATTTCGGCCTAATAGTTAAATTTTTTATGTTGACAGGTGTAAGACAATCAGATTTTTTTAGGATTAAAAATGAATATGTTGACGCAAGAAAAATAAAACTTTATGTCGAAGATGTTCCTGATGAAGACCCTCAAATTTGGTGGTGGCAAAGCAAAAATAATGAAGAATATACATTGTATTTAACAAAACATTTATTTGCTATTTTTAACACAATTTTAATATTAGGAAAAATATTAAAACAAGTTGTTAAATATAAAAAAAATACTGATAAAAATATTTTAAAATTTTATGAAGATAACAAGGACGAACAATACATTGTAGGCGACCAAAAAAATATGGACAAGTTTTTTTACAGAATTAAAAAACGCTACGGACTCGAAGGTGTTAGCGGACACGGATTTAGGCATACTATGCAGACTATATGTTCTGAGCACTTAAAAGTTGAAAACGAAGTGTTTGAGGCTCAATTTGCCCACACTTTTGAAGGGATTAAAAAACATTATTTAAAAAGTAAATATAAGCAAAAGCGTTTATCACTTTTAACGTATTATCATTTATTGCTTAAAGACGAAGCGAACGACGCGGAAAAAGAATACAACATGGAAGCTGCGAAATTCGATATAAAAATGTTTTTTTACGAAATGCGGGCTAAATACGATATTTCTGCACTTTATTTGTATGATATATTTTATTCAGTATTAAAAGACGAGTTAATAGGTTTAGGTATGACAGAATTTCATATGCGTGATAGCAAAAAAATTGACGAGCCAGTTAATAATAACAACAATAATGATGAATCCGATGATGAATATGAATTTTAA
- the rplS gene encoding 50S ribosomal protein L19 yields MRNKFIEAFEAKQIEGKKIPEFRPGDTVRVAVEIKEGDKKRIQNFEGVVIAIKGQGAGKTFTVRKIGANNIGIERIFPLYSESIAGIEVVRKGKVRRAKLYYLRGKTGKKARIKERRD; encoded by the coding sequence ATGAGAAATAAATTCATTGAAGCTTTTGAAGCAAAACAAATCGAAGGTAAAAAAATTCCTGAATTCAGACCTGGGGATACTGTTAGAGTTGCAGTTGAAATTAAAGAAGGTGACAAAAAAAGAATTCAGAACTTCGAAGGTGTTGTGATCGCAATTAAAGGTCAGGGTGCTGGTAAAACATTTACTGTTAGAAAAATCGGTGCAAACAATATCGGTATTGAAAGAATTTTCCCACTATACAGCGAAAGTATTGCAGGAATCGAAGTAGTTAGAAAAGGTAAAGTAAGAAGAGCTAAACTTTACTACCTAAGAGGAAAAACAGGTAAAAAAGCAAGAATCAAAGAAAGAAGAGATTAA
- a CDS encoding EAL domain-containing protein, whose protein sequence is MTNKEILSELKNFNLLFVDDNKLITDLGKSLFSKIFKSILIASNGKEAIEILKKTPVDIVITDINMPEIDGFELASHIKKTHPDTVVIFLSAFFDTDTLLKAIDLDIDGFLLKPFDLDKFFSTMKNVLSHKLELQKQINLLQQYKTIVDESLIVSKTDLVGNITYVNDAFADISGYSQDELIGQPHNIVRHPDMKSEVFEELWNTILNKKTWKGLIKNRKKNGEAYYVESIIKPIFDKYGNIKEFIALRKDITNFINAEKLISDKLQLLKEALLVLVKIDNYHNIKLIYDDETVTELKIKVLKRIKKFLNEYFENIEEYIIQDGMLGFLIEKFKKENLDDIFKNIIKDIINNPIIINDFEYFPLIRISYAYGNIHLFKNAITGFEEIENTEQRIIMANGLCAKKKIETIKNMEILKTIKYALRNNKVISLFQPIIDNKNKKIIKYESLVRIIDKDNNMLSPTYFLDIAKKSGLYSNITIKVLDNTFKIYREKNIPITINLSPNDILIESIRNRIYSLLNKYKPQKGMITFELLEDEIIQFEHTTNEFINKVIDLNAEIAIDDFGSGYSNFTRIIEAKANIIKIDGVLIKDINIDKTKQDIVEAIVSFAKKENKKTVAEYVENEKIFNTINKLGVDYSQGYYFSKPLISQEIKSGL, encoded by the coding sequence ATGACAAATAAAGAAATACTCAGCGAATTAAAAAATTTTAATTTATTATTTGTTGATGATAATAAGCTTATAACAGACTTAGGAAAATCACTTTTTTCTAAAATATTCAAATCAATATTAATTGCCTCTAACGGTAAAGAGGCTATAGAAATTCTTAAAAAAACACCGGTAGATATTGTAATAACAGATATAAATATGCCTGAAATAGACGGCTTCGAGCTTGCCTCCCACATAAAAAAAACACATCCTGACACAGTTGTGATTTTTTTATCTGCTTTTTTTGATACGGATACGCTGTTAAAAGCGATAGATTTGGATATTGATGGTTTTTTATTAAAGCCTTTTGATTTAGATAAATTTTTCTCAACAATGAAAAATGTTTTATCACATAAACTTGAACTGCAAAAACAAATTAATCTACTTCAACAATATAAAACAATCGTTGATGAAAGCCTAATAGTATCAAAAACGGACCTTGTAGGAAATATTACCTATGTAAATGACGCATTTGCAGACATATCTGGTTATTCACAAGATGAACTTATAGGACAACCTCATAACATTGTAAGACATCCGGATATGAAAAGTGAAGTATTTGAAGAACTCTGGAACACTATTTTAAACAAAAAAACTTGGAAGGGATTAATAAAAAACCGTAAAAAAAACGGTGAGGCTTATTATGTAGAAAGTATCATTAAACCTATTTTTGATAAATACGGTAACATAAAAGAATTTATTGCATTAAGAAAAGATATTACTAATTTTATAAATGCGGAGAAATTAATCAGCGATAAATTGCAATTATTAAAAGAGGCTTTGCTTGTTTTAGTGAAAATAGACAATTATCATAATATAAAGCTTATTTATGATGATGAAACGGTTACTGAATTAAAAATAAAAGTCTTAAAAAGAATTAAAAAATTTTTAAACGAATATTTTGAAAATATAGAAGAATATATTATTCAAGATGGAATGCTCGGTTTTTTAATCGAAAAATTTAAAAAAGAAAATTTAGATGATATTTTCAAAAACATCATAAAAGACATTATCAACAACCCTATTATAATTAATGATTTTGAATATTTTCCTTTAATTCGTATTAGTTACGCATATGGAAACATCCATTTATTTAAAAATGCCATAACAGGTTTTGAAGAAATTGAGAACACCGAACAAAGAATAATTATGGCAAACGGATTATGCGCAAAGAAAAAAATAGAAACCATTAAAAATATGGAAATTCTAAAAACAATAAAATATGCTCTCAGAAACAACAAAGTTATATCCCTTTTTCAACCGATCATAGATAATAAAAACAAAAAAATTATAAAATACGAATCATTAGTAAGAATCATAGACAAAGACAATAATATGTTATCTCCCACATATTTCCTTGATATTGCGAAAAAATCTGGTTTATACAGCAACATAACCATAAAAGTGCTGGACAATACATTTAAAATTTATAGAGAGAAAAATATTCCAATTACAATAAATTTATCTCCTAACGATATTTTAATCGAATCAATCAGAAACAGGATATATTCATTATTAAATAAATATAAACCTCAAAAAGGTATGATTACATTTGAACTTTTAGAAGATGAGATTATACAGTTTGAACATACTACAAACGAATTTATTAATAAAGTTATTGATTTAAATGCGGAAATTGCAATTGATGATTTCGGAAGCGGTTATTCGAATTTTACAAGAATTATTGAGGCTAAAGCAAATATAATTAAAATAGATGGTGTGTTAATAAAAGATATAAATATAGACAAAACAAAACAGGATATTGTTGAAGCTATTGTAAGTTTTGCAAAAAAAGAAAATAAAAAAACAGTTGCCGAATATGTAGAAAATGAAAAAATTTTCAATACGATTAATAAATTGGGAGTGGATTATTCACAAGGATATTATTTTAGCAAACCATTAATTTCTCAAGAAATTAAATCAGGCCTATGA
- the trmD gene encoding tRNA (guanosine(37)-N1)-methyltransferase TrmD: MKIIFLTLFPNIISCYFEDSVLKKALDKDIFEIEFVNFRDYAVNKYKRVDTPLVGGGAGMIIDNEALRNALDDLKSKNQRAKVIFLTPVGKKFNQKDAIRLASEEVLILVCGRYEGFDERLIEDFADEVLSIGDYILTGGELGALVIADAVLRNVKGVLGNSESLEGESFENSLLEPPQFSKKGKVPDILKSGNHTKIKEWQKELSVCKTKFHRPDLIS, translated from the coding sequence ATGAAAATAATCTTTCTGACACTTTTTCCCAACATAATAAGTTGTTATTTTGAAGATTCCGTTTTAAAAAAAGCGCTTGATAAAGACATTTTTGAAATAGAGTTTGTAAATTTCAGAGATTATGCCGTGAATAAATATAAACGTGTAGATACGCCGCTTGTCGGAGGCGGAGCCGGAATGATTATTGATAACGAGGCTTTGAGAAACGCTCTTGATGATTTAAAATCAAAAAATCAACGTGCAAAAGTAATTTTTTTAACTCCCGTAGGTAAAAAATTTAATCAAAAAGATGCAATAAGACTTGCAAGTGAAGAGGTGCTGATACTTGTGTGTGGAAGATATGAAGGGTTTGATGAAAGGCTTATAGAAGACTTTGCCGATGAAGTTTTAAGTATAGGAGATTATATATTAACAGGAGGTGAGCTCGGTGCGCTTGTGATAGCGGATGCGGTTCTCAGAAACGTAAAAGGTGTGCTTGGAAATTCCGAATCGCTTGAGGGTGAGAGTTTTGAAAATTCACTGCTTGAGCCGCCTCAGTTTTCAAAAAAAGGTAAAGTACCTGATATTTTAAAAAGCGGAAACCATACTAAAATTAAAGAATGGCAAAAAGAGCTTTCTGTTTGCAAAACAAAATTTCATAGGCCTGATTTAATTTCTTGA
- the rimM gene encoding ribosome maturation factor RimM (Essential for efficient processing of 16S rRNA), with protein MNKIPIAKIGKSYGIKGWQKIHLLTDFPEQFKKDKTFPSDKIDLTIEKIDLKRGLVKFKGIDTPEDAKKLTNRMLYSTEEQTKEDIKLKENEYFWFDIIGCDVYEDGELLGRVKEIERANEADYLVINTNPELIEKKYPKRFLIDFKRHVKDVDVENKKIEADGAKVLLESLL; from the coding sequence ATGAATAAAATTCCTATTGCAAAAATAGGTAAAAGCTACGGTATTAAAGGGTGGCAGAAAATCCACCTTTTAACTGACTTTCCCGAACAGTTCAAAAAAGATAAAACTTTCCCTTCTGACAAAATAGACCTCACTATTGAAAAAATAGACTTAAAAAGAGGACTTGTTAAGTTTAAAGGTATTGATACACCTGAAGATGCAAAAAAACTGACAAATAGAATGCTGTATTCTACTGAAGAGCAGACAAAAGAGGATATTAAGCTTAAAGAAAACGAATATTTCTGGTTTGATATTATTGGATGCGACGTATATGAAGACGGTGAACTGCTTGGGCGTGTTAAAGAGATAGAAAGGGCAAACGAAGCCGATTATCTTGTCATAAACACAAATCCTGAATTAATTGAAAAAAAATATCCTAAGAGATTTTTGATTGATTTTAAAAGACACGTTAAAGATGTGGATGTAGAAAACAAAAAAATCGAAGCAGACGGTGCAAAAGTTTTACTCGAATCACTGTTATGA
- a CDS encoding KH domain-containing protein, whose translation MVVDFVTEFAKLLAFEPEHVKVEVVPHEDFDEIVIYAKKADVGRIIGKEGSMVKAIKTVISGCRAKENKNYKITVKTEDE comes from the coding sequence ATGGTTGTTGATTTCGTAACGGAGTTTGCTAAATTATTAGCTTTTGAACCTGAACATGTGAAAGTTGAGGTAGTGCCTCACGAAGACTTTGACGAAATAGTTATATATGCTAAAAAAGCCGATGTAGGTAGAATTATCGGTAAAGAAGGCTCCATGGTAAAAGCTATTAAAACAGTAATAAGCGGATGCAGAGCCAAAGAAAATAAAAATTATAAAATAACGGTGAAAACTGAAGATGAATAA
- the rpsP gene encoding 30S ribosomal protein S16: MVKVRLARFGRKKRPFYRIVVTDSRKRRDSGWIESIGYYNPMTEPATVKMDLDRLNYWLGVGAQMSERVTKLKKIAEENNA, from the coding sequence GTGGTAAAAGTAAGATTAGCAAGATTTGGTAGAAAAAAAAGACCTTTTTATAGAATAGTTGTAACTGACAGCAGAAAAAGAAGAGACTCAGGATGGATTGAATCAATCGGATATTACAACCCAATGACTGAACCTGCAACTGTAAAAATGGATTTAGACAGACTTAACTACTGGTTAGGTGTAGGTGCACAAATGAGCGAAAGAGTTACAAAACTTAAAAAAATCGCTGAGGAAAACAACGCTTAA
- the ffh gene encoding signal recognition particle protein has product MFDKISDGFKSAINKIRMKDDEKALKKALDELKKNLLKADVHFKVVKDLLREVEVETKKAGIGKANFLKALDKTLTKILTAPGNYGFVYASKPPTVVLMTGLQGSGKTTTTAKLANYLKEFKKKKVLMVAADLQRLAAVEQLKQLAEQNGLDIFYDENSKDPVDIAKRGVEEAKEKFYDVVLIDTAGRLAIDDELMNELIKIKNEVNPHEIFYVADSLTGKDALNTAKQFDEKLDITGVILTKYDGDSKGGVALSIAHQVGKPLRFIGTGEKVQDIEVFVPERIVSRIMGAGDIEGLVEKTSAIIDEKEAKKLTKKLKKGKFNYEDFLNQLEQMKKLGSMKNLLGMIPGMGNMLKQLGDIDLENSAEIKKIKAMISSMTPKERQNPELIKESASRRRRIAQGSGLSIQEINRINKQFQNAAKMAKKFAGKKMPNMNELMKMTQGLNFPK; this is encoded by the coding sequence ATGTTTGATAAGATAAGTGACGGCTTTAAGAGCGCTATTAATAAAATAAGAATGAAAGATGATGAAAAAGCGCTTAAAAAAGCTTTGGATGAGCTTAAAAAGAATCTTTTAAAAGCGGACGTACATTTTAAGGTTGTAAAAGATCTTTTAAGAGAAGTTGAAGTAGAAACAAAAAAAGCCGGTATCGGGAAAGCGAACTTTTTAAAAGCACTTGATAAAACATTAACGAAAATATTAACGGCTCCAGGTAATTACGGATTTGTATATGCTTCCAAACCACCTACTGTTGTGCTTATGACAGGTCTTCAGGGTAGCGGTAAGACAACAACAACCGCTAAACTTGCAAATTACCTTAAAGAATTTAAAAAGAAAAAAGTTTTAATGGTAGCGGCGGATTTACAAAGACTGGCAGCCGTAGAACAGCTAAAGCAGTTAGCGGAGCAAAACGGGCTTGACATTTTTTATGATGAAAACTCAAAAGACCCGGTAGATATCGCAAAAAGAGGCGTAGAAGAAGCAAAAGAGAAATTTTATGATGTTGTACTTATAGATACGGCCGGGCGTCTTGCGATTGACGACGAGCTTATGAATGAACTTATTAAAATTAAAAATGAGGTTAATCCTCATGAAATATTTTACGTAGCGGATTCACTTACAGGTAAAGATGCGCTTAATACCGCAAAACAGTTTGACGAAAAACTTGATATTACAGGTGTGATTCTTACTAAATACGACGGTGATTCAAAAGGCGGTGTTGCACTGAGTATTGCCCATCAGGTAGGTAAACCTCTTAGATTTATTGGTACTGGTGAAAAGGTACAGGATATTGAAGTATTCGTACCTGAGAGAATCGTCAGCCGTATAATGGGTGCAGGGGATATTGAAGGGCTTGTAGAAAAAACATCTGCGATTATTGATGAAAAAGAAGCAAAAAAACTTACCAAAAAACTTAAAAAAGGTAAGTTTAACTATGAAGACTTTTTAAATCAGCTTGAACAGATGAAAAAATTAGGAAGTATGAAAAACCTGCTCGGTATGATTCCGGGAATGGGGAATATGCTAAAACAGCTGGGTGACATAGACCTTGAGAACTCGGCTGAGATTAAGAAGATTAAAGCAATGATAAGCTCAATGACACCAAAAGAGAGACAAAATCCTGAGCTAATTAAGGAAAGTGCGAGCAGACGTAGAAGAATTGCACAAGGTTCGGGACTTAGTATTCAAGAAATAAATAGAATTAATAAACAGTTCCAAAACGCCGCAAAAATGGCTAAAAAATTCGCCGGTAAAAAAATGCCTAATATGAATGAACTTATGAAAATGACTCAGGGCTTGAATTTTCCTAAATAA